One Campylobacter concisus DNA window includes the following coding sequences:
- a CDS encoding N-acetylmuramoyl-L-alanine amidase family protein — MKRVLISLFLAFSFLFATTNSETFAKFDRNFMALNRSAKIKLHNDIKNIYVDAIIKNDKNTKKQALSRLITSSKALGFDSSAYIRDLNSINGVKGASMPAASPALTLLSATKVNDTLVLKFNTKLDTARLKTSFAKQQNAYKNIMDIDGRLNGNPLTYKNFISDYIHISQYDKNTVRIIFSDKVQKTIKANATGDLLIISAQNFISNENVRAPLHKNKKEEAKPKEPEPNLKSEPAQSEPVEEPLPPVVTGKFSRNKTIVIDPGHGGTDPGAVNGSLKEKTAVLGVAKKLGEILKSRGYKVYFTRSTDVFINLRSRTKFANDKMADLFVSIHANAAPNAAKAKSMHGIETFFLSPARSERSKNAAALENKSDIEEMNYFSQQTFLNVLNREKIIASNKLGIDIQKDILASARKVYAASDGSVREAPFWVLVGALMPAVLVEIGYITHPVEGEKLFNEAYQKALANGIANGIDGYFAKNR, encoded by the coding sequence ATGAAACGGGTTTTAATATCTCTTTTTCTAGCATTTAGTTTTCTTTTTGCGACGACAAATTCGGAGACTTTTGCCAAATTTGATAGAAATTTTATGGCTCTAAACAGAAGCGCAAAGATCAAGCTTCACAACGATATAAAAAATATCTATGTCGATGCGATCATTAAAAACGATAAAAACACGAAAAAACAAGCGTTATCAAGGCTAATAACAAGCTCAAAGGCGCTTGGCTTTGACTCAAGCGCATATATAAGAGATCTAAATTCGATAAATGGCGTAAAAGGTGCTAGCATGCCAGCAGCTTCGCCAGCTTTAACGCTACTAAGCGCTACAAAGGTAAATGACACCTTGGTGCTTAAATTTAACACAAAGCTAGATACCGCAAGGCTAAAAACATCATTTGCCAAACAGCAAAACGCCTACAAAAACATCATGGATATTGATGGCAGGCTAAATGGCAACCCACTAACTTATAAAAATTTCATCTCAGACTACATCCACATCTCGCAGTACGATAAAAATACCGTTAGGATTATCTTTTCTGACAAGGTGCAAAAGACGATAAAAGCAAACGCGACTGGGGATTTGCTAATAATCAGCGCTCAAAATTTCATCTCAAATGAAAACGTAAGAGCGCCGCTTCATAAAAACAAAAAAGAAGAGGCCAAGCCAAAAGAGCCAGAGCCAAATTTAAAGTCTGAGCCAGCACAAAGCGAGCCAGTAGAAGAGCCTTTGCCTCCAGTTGTGACGGGTAAGTTTTCACGCAACAAAACGATCGTCATCGACCCAGGGCATGGCGGCACGGATCCTGGTGCGGTAAATGGCAGTTTAAAAGAAAAAACAGCCGTTTTAGGTGTAGCCAAAAAGCTTGGCGAGATACTAAAATCTCGTGGCTACAAGGTCTATTTCACCAGATCAACTGACGTTTTTATAAATTTAAGGTCAAGAACAAAATTTGCAAATGACAAGATGGCTGATCTTTTCGTCTCCATTCACGCAAACGCCGCTCCAAACGCTGCTAAAGCAAAGAGCATGCACGGTATCGAGACATTTTTCTTGTCGCCTGCAAGGAGCGAGCGCAGTAAAAACGCAGCCGCGCTTGAAAATAAATCAGACATCGAAGAGATGAACTACTTTTCGCAGCAAACGTTTTTAAACGTGCTAAACCGCGAGAAGATCATCGCCTCAAACAAGCTTGGTATCGACATCCAAAAGGACATTTTAGCAAGCGCTAGAAAGGTCTATGCAGCCAGCGACGGCAGCGTGCGAGAGGCGCCATTTTGGGTGCTCGTGGGCGCTCTTATGCCAGCGGTTCTTGTCGAGATCGGTTACATCACACATCCAGTCGAGGGCGAAAAACTATTTAACGAGGCCTATCAAAAAGCCCTTGCAAACGGCATCGCAAACGGCATAGATGGATATTTTGCAAAAAATAGATGA
- a CDS encoding nitronate monooxygenase — protein MELKPLKIGKYEIKYPIFQGGMGLGISWDKLAGNVSLEGGLGIISSVGTGYYENRKFIDKELNAKPFGSENFYSTRGLRAVIENARKICGDLPLGVNIMYAANDYARVVKDACEAGINIIVSGAGLPTNLPEFTQNFKEIALVPIVSSAKALKIICKRWLQRYERLPDAVVLEGPLSGGHQGFTYEQCLDPEFSLFNLIPQVKAEIKEWGDFPLIAAGGIWDKNDIEKAISLGANGVQMGTRFIGTHECDADIGFKEVLLAAEEKDIELIKSPVGYPARGIRTNLINLVDKRMGPKIQCISNCVSPCQRGKEAKQVGYCIADRLFDAYSGKKESGLFFTGANGYKLKELISVKELMHKLVHGE, from the coding sequence ATGGAGTTAAAGCCGTTAAAAATAGGTAAATACGAGATAAAATACCCGATATTTCAAGGCGGTATGGGGCTTGGCATCAGCTGGGACAAACTAGCTGGCAATGTGAGCTTAGAAGGCGGTCTTGGCATAATTAGCTCAGTTGGCACAGGCTACTATGAAAACCGCAAATTTATAGATAAAGAGCTAAATGCAAAGCCTTTTGGAAGCGAAAATTTCTACTCTACAAGAGGGCTTCGAGCTGTCATAGAAAATGCACGTAAAATTTGTGGTGACTTGCCACTTGGCGTAAATATAATGTATGCTGCAAACGACTACGCAAGGGTGGTTAAAGACGCCTGCGAGGCTGGTATAAATATCATAGTCTCAGGTGCAGGGCTACCTACAAATTTACCTGAATTTACACAAAATTTTAAAGAGATAGCACTAGTGCCGATCGTCTCAAGCGCAAAAGCACTAAAGATCATCTGTAAGCGCTGGCTTCAAAGATATGAGCGCTTGCCAGATGCTGTCGTGCTTGAAGGACCGCTAAGTGGCGGCCATCAGGGCTTTACATACGAGCAGTGCCTTGATCCTGAGTTTTCGCTATTTAACCTTATCCCACAGGTAAAAGCTGAGATCAAAGAGTGGGGCGACTTCCCTCTCATCGCAGCTGGTGGAATTTGGGATAAAAACGACATAGAAAAGGCGATATCGCTTGGAGCAAATGGCGTTCAGATGGGCACACGCTTCATCGGCACTCACGAGTGTGACGCAGATATTGGCTTTAAAGAGGTTTTGCTAGCGGCTGAAGAGAAAGACATCGAGCTTATAAAGAGCCCAGTTGGCTATCCAGCTCGCGGAATAAGAACAAATTTGATAAATTTAGTCGATAAAAGAATGGGTCCAAAGATCCAGTGTATAAGCAACTGCGTGAGCCCTTGCCAAAGAGGCAAAGAGGCAAAGCAAGTTGGGTATTGCATCGCAGATAGGCTATTTGACGCATATAGCGGCAAAAAAGAGAGCGGGCTATTTTTCACAGGAGCAAATGGCTACAAACTAAAAGAGCTAATAAGCGTAAAAGAGCTAATGCATAAGCTGGTACATGGTGAATGA
- the tyrS gene encoding tyrosine--tRNA ligase, with protein MVQDIDDILQEINRGVAEMIDAERVENLVKNYYEKGENFYVKAGFDPTAPDLHLGHTVVLNKMALLQKHGAIVQFLIGDFTAQIGDPTGKSATRKKLDQETVLKNAKTYEEQVFKILDPKKTVIMFNSKWSNELGAAGIIELTSTFSVARMLERDDFEKRIKAGSPISICEFMYPLLQGYDSVAMKCDIEMGGTDQKFNLLMGRTLQRTYNVGKEQAVIMMPLLEGLDGVNKMSKSLGNYIGVTENANDMFAKTLSISDELMWRWYELLSTKTLGEIENLMSDVQNGKYHPKKAKEDLAYEITARYHGEEAAKAAMAEFNSVHSQNQLPTDMKEFSLKAPIWIVEALSQCGLSESNSQARRDIKANAVSVNQEKISDEQLKLGAGEYILQVGKRKFAKIKVE; from the coding sequence ATGGTTCAAGATATAGACGATATTTTACAAGAGATAAACCGCGGCGTTGCCGAGATGATCGATGCTGAGAGAGTTGAAAATTTAGTTAAAAATTATTATGAAAAAGGTGAAAATTTCTACGTAAAAGCAGGCTTTGACCCAACAGCTCCAGACCTTCACCTAGGTCACACAGTCGTTTTAAACAAGATGGCTTTGCTTCAAAAACATGGCGCGATAGTGCAGTTTTTGATAGGCGATTTTACCGCTCAAATAGGCGATCCAACAGGCAAGTCAGCCACTAGAAAAAAGCTAGATCAAGAGACCGTTTTAAAAAATGCCAAAACTTACGAAGAGCAAGTTTTTAAAATTTTAGATCCTAAAAAAACTGTGATAATGTTTAACTCAAAATGGTCAAATGAGCTTGGCGCTGCTGGCATAATTGAGCTAACTAGCACATTTTCAGTAGCTAGAATGTTAGAGCGTGACGATTTTGAAAAGAGGATAAAAGCGGGCAGCCCTATATCAATCTGCGAATTTATGTACCCACTGCTTCAAGGCTATGACAGCGTTGCTATGAAGTGTGACATCGAGATGGGCGGTACGGATCAGAAATTTAACCTTCTAATGGGTAGAACATTGCAGCGAACATATAACGTCGGCAAAGAGCAAGCCGTCATCATGATGCCGCTTCTTGAGGGGCTTGATGGCGTAAATAAGATGAGCAAAAGCCTTGGCAACTACATCGGCGTAACTGAAAATGCAAATGATATGTTTGCAAAAACGCTTAGCATAAGCGACGAGCTAATGTGGCGCTGGTACGAGCTACTAAGCACAAAAACACTTGGCGAGATAGAAAATTTGATGAGTGATGTTCAAAACGGCAAGTACCATCCAAAAAAAGCAAAAGAGGATCTTGCATACGAGATAACAGCGAGGTATCACGGCGAGGAGGCTGCTAAGGCTGCTATGGCTGAATTTAACAGCGTGCACTCTCAAAATCAGCTCCCAACGGATATGAAAGAATTTAGCTTAAAAGCGCCGATTTGGATAGTTGAAGCCTTATCTCAGTGTGGGCTAAGTGAGTCAAACTCTCAAGCAAGGCGAGATATAAAAGCAAATGCAGTTAGCGTCAATCAAGAAAAAATTAGTGATGAGCAGTTAAAATTAGGAGCAGGCGAGTATATCTTGCAGGTTGGTAAGCGTAAATTTGCGAAGATAAAGGTTGAATAA
- a CDS encoding RelA/SpoT family protein yields the protein MKENSLFLEQLIEQILACKNVSEAIKLLFSLCEKSEILDKAVDSCVTSHAGQYRKSGEPYAIHPILVASIVANMGGDESMVIAALLHDVVEDTDVTLGELQAEFGDEVAKLVEGLTKIVAIRENKLASSDSNEKLASSALTFRKMLLISIEDVRVLVVKLCDRLHNMLTLEALRPEKQKRIAEETLMVYAPIAHRLGISSIKNMLEDLSFKYAMPEEYAKIDSYLNKNKQQLSLKLNAFHEKVSQILLENGFIEGTFEIQKRIKHYYSIYLKMQRKGISIEEVLDLLAIRIIVQKPLDCYLALGNLHINFNPLISRFKDYIALPKQNGYQTIHTTIFDNKSIFEAQVRTYDMHKTAEYGVAAHWKYKNGEGSLLNPKLDWLNDISMQNSENDSNVEELYEYAKDSLYIEDIAVYSPKGEVFTLPRGATALDYAYEIHSEIGLYAKEAYINRVRMPLLTELKNGDIVRIVTGEEAKFRCSWINSVRTGKAKATIRSFCKQKIRDINYKMAIDILKSVFNVSKDRILEWIESENLGKKVFRAATDSEYLQEVANMLKKYIRKERPFMISLGDKYQIKKQKFENIVIYSNHKISNVEFDYCCNPKRGDSIVGFKNGHTVTVHHKLCERAGKLMDKGDEIIFVKWTRNAPHRYKILLNLENRKGALAEFLTYLARLDINLATISLNEANDLSGDTFEISVEIAENIDANEIKEKIKDRYKIIDFVSQSDPYHN from the coding sequence TTGAAGGAAAATAGTCTTTTTTTAGAGCAGTTGATAGAGCAAATTTTAGCTTGCAAAAACGTTTCAGAAGCGATAAAACTGCTCTTTTCTCTTTGTGAGAAAAGTGAAATTTTAGATAAAGCCGTAGATAGCTGCGTCACATCTCACGCTGGACAATACCGCAAAAGTGGCGAACCATACGCCATCCACCCCATCTTAGTAGCCTCTATCGTAGCAAATATGGGCGGCGATGAGAGCATGGTCATAGCTGCACTTCTTCATGACGTGGTCGAAGATACCGACGTAACGCTAGGGGAGCTTCAGGCTGAATTTGGCGATGAGGTTGCAAAGCTGGTTGAGGGGCTTACAAAGATAGTTGCCATTAGAGAAAATAAGCTCGCAAGCTCAGATAGCAACGAAAAACTGGCAAGCTCGGCGCTAACTTTTAGAAAGATGCTCTTAATCTCAATTGAAGACGTGAGAGTCCTTGTCGTAAAGCTTTGCGACAGACTTCACAACATGCTAACTCTTGAAGCGCTAAGGCCTGAAAAGCAAAAACGCATAGCCGAAGAGACGCTTATGGTCTATGCTCCGATTGCTCATAGGCTGGGAATTTCATCGATCAAAAACATGCTTGAAGATCTAAGCTTTAAATACGCGATGCCAGAAGAATACGCAAAGATCGATAGCTACCTAAACAAAAATAAGCAGCAGCTTAGCTTAAAGCTAAATGCTTTTCACGAAAAGGTAAGTCAAATTTTGCTTGAAAATGGCTTTATCGAGGGCACTTTTGAGATACAAAAACGTATAAAACACTACTACTCGATCTATCTAAAGATGCAAAGAAAGGGCATTTCTATCGAAGAGGTGCTTGACTTGCTTGCCATTAGGATCATCGTGCAAAAGCCGCTTGATTGCTACCTTGCACTTGGAAATTTACATATAAATTTTAACCCATTAATTTCTAGATTTAAAGACTATATCGCGCTTCCAAAGCAAAATGGCTATCAAACGATACACACAACCATTTTTGATAACAAAAGTATATTTGAGGCGCAAGTTCGCACTTATGATATGCATAAAACCGCTGAATACGGTGTCGCCGCTCACTGGAAATATAAAAATGGCGAGGGCAGCCTCTTAAATCCAAAGCTTGACTGGCTAAATGACATCAGCATGCAAAATAGCGAGAATGATAGTAACGTCGAAGAGCTATATGAATACGCAAAAGATAGCCTTTATATCGAAGATATCGCAGTTTATTCTCCAAAGGGAGAGGTCTTTACATTGCCACGAGGTGCTACGGCGCTTGATTATGCTTATGAGATTCACTCAGAGATCGGACTTTACGCAAAAGAAGCTTATATAAACCGCGTTAGGATGCCGCTTCTAACGGAGCTAAAAAATGGCGACATCGTTAGGATAGTAACTGGCGAAGAGGCTAAATTTCGCTGTTCGTGGATAAATAGCGTGCGAACAGGCAAGGCAAAGGCGACGATAAGGTCATTTTGCAAGCAAAAGATAAGAGATATAAACTACAAAATGGCGATAGATATCTTAAAATCAGTATTTAACGTCTCAAAAGATAGAATTTTAGAGTGGATAGAGAGCGAAAATTTAGGCAAAAAGGTCTTTCGTGCGGCAACTGATAGCGAGTATCTGCAAGAAGTGGCAAATATGCTTAAAAAATACATCAGAAAAGAGCGTCCATTTATGATCTCTTTGGGCGACAAATACCAGATCAAAAAGCAGAAATTTGAAAACATAGTGATCTACTCAAATCACAAAATTTCAAATGTCGAGTTTGATTATTGTTGTAATCCAAAAAGGGGCGATAGTATAGTTGGCTTTAAAAATGGCCACACCGTGACAGTGCATCACAAGCTTTGCGAGCGCGCTGGCAAGCTAATGGATAAAGGCGATGAGATCATCTTTGTCAAATGGACGAGGAATGCCCCGCATAGGTATAAAATTTTATTAAATTTAGAAAACAGAAAAGGTGCGTTGGCTGAATTTTTAACATATCTTGCTAGACTTGATATAAATTTAGCTACAATCTCGCTAAACGAAGCAAATGATCTTAGCGGAGATACGTTTGAAATAAGCGTCGAAATAGCAGAAAACATCGATGCAAACGAGATCAAAGAGAAGATCAAAGATAGATATAAGATTATTGATTTTGTTTCGCAAAGCGACCCATATCATAATTAG
- a CDS encoding DNA-directed RNA polymerase subunit omega has protein sequence MRTEQITARALKQVGDDRYKLSLIVAKRAEALANGAIALVDADTSKMKFADIALLEVAEGKIGLEAIVEGK, from the coding sequence ATGAGAACAGAACAAATCACAGCAAGAGCGCTAAAACAAGTAGGAGATGACAGATATAAGCTTTCACTTATCGTTGCAAAGCGCGCAGAAGCGCTAGCAAATGGCGCCATAGCTTTAGTTGATGCTGATACTTCAAAGATGAAATTTGCCGACATAGCACTACTTGAAGTGGCTGAGGGCAAAATAGGCTTAGAGGCAATAGTTGAAGGAAAATAG